In Pecten maximus chromosome 10, xPecMax1.1, whole genome shotgun sequence, one genomic interval encodes:
- the LOC117335636 gene encoding uncharacterized protein LOC117335636 isoform X3 — protein sequence MAANLPRERLPAHLSYGVTRDGRIFFIDDRLQTTSWVHPLSGKPIQTGHKQVQGLPRGWEQAVTQEGAIYYIDHNSGTTTFDHPLEKSKHHAPSSPSSPPVQQLSPGSPSDKQYPLRRIFTPNELNLDKLKVNSPNKLRPLKAPPAKRDDNAMVTLKGWLYRQESGSWKTWKKRWCVLSNFGLFFYKDDKESHTVGSILLPSYRIEECSHTDTSKKFAFKAEHNNMKTYMFASDTQDDRTRWIEALKCAAVLKNPPSKEKETNNNTPLPKLIPKSPFMTWDDDEDEDDDQTPRGLSSWQNKVTQGYDPGPQRPGTQQPQRSPQDVRGQGSPGSHYARNDPRFADEDPRQQGNQKDPRGQYLGNHPRLQDDPRMADPRNRYTHDPYRDEPNNPRVATQPQEHRQYSQHQSRSPGQEQHINNPYSHNNTHMDMQHPNGYGDKGQLGDQDPYSYSTKHHKHPGNMGHHRQDPQQIDPRHDPRQDPRQMDPRQDPRQMDPRLDPRQMDPRQDPRQMDPRQDPRQMDPHQDPRQMDPRKDPRQMDSRQDPRQMDPRFDPRQIDPRQDPKQMDHRQDPRQDPRQVDPRQDPRQMDPRQDPRQMDPRQDPRQIDPHQDPRQIDPRQDPRQMDPRQNPRQMDPSQMDPRENPRQMNPEEDPRYSRSNKDSYGGRKADSMPAQFVRRGDDYNRRGESLPGHYNQDVSPNSSLEQYPGMKPDNRGTHGSPNNSLDPYSIRKGDSLPGRYSRGQDNSPNMSNYSDSVYDRYTGQPNIPQRVPDSHDPYSRDQYNPGSGSQDSGPRSRDHGYSEGPNQRFREPEEAMISRKDVPQHAKYRPTRDTPSERSSDNEAPQQTDYEGFYSPKRESKQRELANRPLPAIKVPKEVENPPVTLNAHHQREDTDDGYSTLTKYQEQRRKKAQEQLEAPHPGPRSQQDLYDQGQVYSRQNEQDLEMRAPEHQHETLHTYVNLPDRASLRELQDRDDGVEYIEEMPQRPPLPTSVRKQIVEEIAQAKTPRTSEEILEAERALETRMQQPSYFNYPTPVFPPKDHPVFDDPADWQHGQRGNNSLARPSNLQVGDEQTRGSNAGYYKDQVDESPSRERTVPKQLYGQGRQKQPEGERRRREKPMGKPVEDATEVEVSGMDREQFEDEQAQDKISVDGTDLKEESIPGDIAGEVQENMSTIANSQSEGLDKNSEVSIDPVDRLKSTESDLDRYRSPEGAVYTQIYRHTQREARDTQVTSKMEDKTVENRSKRQTKQEKHTDRKESGRKKNAIRSQLESLGSGAVISNYANLNPLDMPYEEVHRLEVSSEEDEADLAMRRKERRSAFRPLLTKPPGKDTLQRLDRLMGTPPCPPSPVGSDRVSKKKQHNSRPAYHSDSKHNLFEEDEEEDETEVKKRISMASIASSNGSQFRGHNFRSGEGGRRPPGKLDPGPIHTVKEDPDMADEDVIETRGVPNLKKYPLSGGRIRMSISAGDLIGKTHDELVLLLIQLRREHADLEKERNFFREKVDLRRASEHNYRRLLQESDGPFDQLTEREHHEYMQLRNQLDDAEKRLEVYRPMVNLVHNMVNMGSLYGGNNFMLASQYRKHLLSPDEYTPPKKMLEFSRKHQEEKIVHGIKEDIKQLSSDEVILEDKLEKLYELDRRMHEQSYHVAQAQEDKDMLEKALQGILRQQDMSRDNPREQDQLIHQQRTIEKEISRVMHQLAKASRDLEETTAENNMIEHEVALLRSKVTGELSRSKSAPSLSNESLRNKMKMEKDLAQVKNIMAGLNQQGAELSEAMNTLRRSSAGAKFASAFTKVDQKNLPKPAPVSTYMETDLDSAKTTDLSQVQEILLSYRDQTPIQTSPTVTVKSQHQPIMSVKQTPSLGTTPSRVPAVEDAVDGPWDIEDADENTKRFFGLLPKDKPKTLTVRDVKRQSEQRKEQLKVRKEPEDDSGEPWSYNGTDTEQPAGSNYIQPGLNNQGPIYENLPPTDSALRKTWSSVNALGTNGSAPNSRRSSALHLMMPRPFVPFGSQPTSTQTSYSSLNLDNQSKTSGSYRLGQSDDDSVVKATRVIIQPQLDEADNLAMSPTSPPRHGMFSVKRTPRGRYMTISSSQPVKLETSLVQPTTPNTAAGDLIVNRSLFVPDKVLIPERYNPESDEEDLTEEDKARRHEKAEKIKKLLAQQSVHSISQPDVSQVAGELHKKVEQEKVKRAQLLQVGQELARQVTLKTRQAAAERRKTWSGSPAKSPKEREMEYNFLNGHDSDLQGQTRDDLYGHTHISMQEKLFI from the exons TCATAATTCAGGGACCACGACATTTGACCACCCGTTGGAGAAATCCAAACATCATGCACCTTCTTCTCCTAG TTCCCCACCAGTCCAACAACTATCTCCAGGGAGTCCATCAGACAAGCAG TATCCATTGCGGAGAATCTTCACCCCTAATGAGCTGAATCTAGACAAG TTAAAGGTCAATTCGCCAAATAAATTAAG GCCACTTAAAGCACCACCTGCCAAACGAGACGACAACGCCATGGTAACTCTAAAGGGCTGGCTGTACAGACAG GAGAGTGGAAGTTGGAAGACATGGAAGAAACGTTGGTGTGTCCTGTCTAATTTCGGACTCTTCTTCTACAAAG ATGACAAGGAGAGTCACACTGTTGGGTCTATCCTGTTGCCTAGTTACAGAATTGAGGAGTGTAGTCACACAGACACCAGTAAAAAGTTTGCCTTTAAAGCAGAGCATAATAATATGAAGACATATATGTTTGCCTCGGATACACAGGATGATCGCACACGTTGGATTGAGGCACTTAAATGTGCAGCGGTGCTCAAAAATCCTCCTTC GAAGGAGAAGGAGACGAACAACAACACACCTCTCCCCAAGCTTATTCCCAAGTCACCTTTCATGACATgggatgatgatgaagatgaagaTGATGACCAAACACCTAGGGGACTTTCCTCATGGCAAAATAAAGTAACACAGGGTTACGACCCTGGACCTCAGCGACCAGGTACCCAACAACCACAAAGATCACCACAGGATGTCAGAGGTCAAGGGTCACCTGGAAGTCATTATGCAAGGAATGACCCCAGATTTGCAGATGAAGATCCTCGACAGCAGGGAAATCAAAAGGACCCGCGAGGACAATATCTCGGTAATCATCCACGACTCCAGGATGATCCCAGAATGGCAGATCCAAGGAACAGATATACACATGATCCTTATCGTGATGAGCCTAACAATCCCAGGGTAGCAACTCAGCCCCAGGAGCACAGACAATACTCTCAGCATCAATCCCGATCCCCAGGGCAGGAACAGCACATCAATAACCCATACTCTCACAACAATACTCACATGGATATGCAGCACCCCAATGGGTATGGGGACAAAGGTCAGCTTGGTGACCAGGATCCATATAGTTATAGTACCAAACACCATAAACATCCGGGCAATATGGGACACCATCGACAGGACCCGCAACAGATAGACCCCAGACATGATCCACGACAAGATCCGAGACAAATGGATCCACGACAAGATCCAAGACAAATGGATCCACGACTAGATCCGAGACAAATGGATCCACGACAAGATCCAAGACAAATGGATCCACGACAAGATCCAAGACAAATGGATCCACATCAAGATCCAAGACAAATGGACCCACGAAAAGATCCGAGACAAATGGACTCCAGACAGGACCCTAGGCAGATGGACCCAAGGTTTGATCCTCGACAAATTGATCCACGACAAGATCCGAAACAAATGGACCACAGACAGGATCCAAGACAAGATCCGAGACAAGTGGATCCACGACAAGATCCGAGACAAATGGACCCACGACAAGATCCGAGACAAATGGATCCACGACAAGATCCAAGACAAATCGATCCACATCAAGATCCGAGACAAATAGATCCACGACAAGATCCGAGACAAATGGACCCAAGACAAAATCCGAGACAAATGGACCCGAGTCAAATGGACCCTCGAGAAAATCCACGCCAGATGAACCCTGAAGAGGACCCAAGATACTCTAGATCAAACAAAGACTCTTATGGTGGTCGAAAGGCTGATTCCATGCCAGCCCAGTTTGTTAGGAGAGGAGACGATTACAATAGGAGGGGAGAGTCCCTTCCTGGTCACTATAACCAAGATGTGTCTCCTAATAGTAGCCTTGAACAGTACCCAGGTATGAAACCAGACAATAGAGGAACACATGGTTCTCCTAATAATAGTTTGGATCCATACTCCATTAGGAAAGGAGATTCCCTTCCAGGACGATACTCAAGGGGGCAGGACAATTCACCCAACATGAGTAACTACTCCGACTCGGTTTACGACAGATACACAGGACAACCTAACATACCTCAGCGAGTGCCTGACTCTCACGACCCCTACAGCAGGGACCAGTACAACCCAGGGTCAGGGTCACAGGATTCAGGGCCAAGGTCACGCGATCATGGCTACAGTGAAGGGCCAAATCAAAG ATTTCGTGAGCCAGAGGAAGCGATGATTAGCCGAAAAGATGTTCCCCAGCACGCCAAATATAGACCTACCCGAGATACTCCTTCAGAACGTTCTAGTGACAATGAGGCTCCACAACAGACAGACTATGAGGGATTTTACTCTCCAAAACGGGAGTCAAAGCAAAGAGAACTTGCTAATCGACCTCTACCTGCCATTAAAGTTCCCAAGGAGGTCGAAAACCCACCTGTAACTCTGAATGCCCACCACCAGCGAGAGGATACTGATGATGGCTATAGCACATTGACAAAGTACCAGGAACAACGACGCAAGAAAGCTCAGGAACAGCTAGAGGCCCCCCACCCAGGGCCAAGGTCACAACAGGACCTTTATGATCAAGGTCAGGTCTACTCTAGGCAAAATGAGCAGGATTTGGAAATGAGAGCACCAGAACATCAGCATGAAACCTTGCACACGTATGTCAACTTGCCTGATAGGGCCAGTCTTCGAGAGCTTCAGGACCGTGATGACGGTGTGGAATATATAGAAGAAATGCCTCAACGTCCCCCACTCCCCACTTCCGTACGCAAACAAATTGTGGAGGAGATTGCTCAAGCCAAGACTCCCAGGACATCTGAAGAGATACTGGAGGCTGAGAGGGCCCTGGAGACCAGGATGCAGCAACCCTCCTATTTCAACTATCCAACACCTGTTTTCCCACCAAAG GACCACCCTGTTTTTGATGATCCTGCAGATTGGCAACATGGACAGCGAGGTAACAATAGTTTAGCCAGGCCGTCTAATCTCCAGGTAGGGGATGAACAAACAAGGGGCAGTAATGCTGGTTATTATAAAGACCAAGTGGATGAAAGTCCATCAAGGGAGAGAACTGTGCCAAAACAATTATATGGACAAGGACGACAAAAGCAACCAGAGGGGGAAAGGAGAAGGAGAGAAAAACCAATGGGAAAGCCAG TAGAGGATGCTACAGAGGTTGAAGTATCGGGCATGGACAGAGAACAATTTGAGGATGAACAGGCACAGGACAAAATATCTGTGGACGGCACAGACCTGAAAGAAGAATCAATTCCGGGGGACATTGCGGGAGAGGTCCAGGAAAATATGTCTACCATTGCAAACAGTCAAAGTGAAGGGTTAGATAAAAACTCTGAAGTCTCTATAGACCCAGTAGACAGGCTTAAATCTACCGAGAGTGATCTAGATCGATATAGGTCTCCTGAAGGGGCAGTCTATACCCAGATTTACAGGCATACACAAAGGGAAGCTAGAGATACACAGGTAACATCTAAAATGGAGGATAAAACTGTGGAAAATAGGTCAAAAAGACAGACAAAACAGGAAAAACACACAGACAGAAAGGAAAGTGGCAGGAAAAAGAATGCCATACGATCCCAGCTTGAGAGTCTGGGTTCAGGTGCTGTGATCAGTAACTATGCCAACTTGAACCCTCTGGACATGCCATATGAGGAGGTCCACAGACTGGAGGTCAGTAGTGAGGAGGATGAGGCTGACTTGGCCATGAGGAGGAAAGAACGAAGGTCAGCCTTCCGACCCCTCCTCACTAAGCCTCCAGGCAAGGACACACTCCAGCGACTGGACCGTTTAATGGGTACTCCTCCATGTCCCCCAAGCCCTGTGGGGTCAGATAGGGTCAGCAAAAAAAAGCAGCATAATTCCAGACCAGCATATCATAGCGACAGTAAACACAACTTGTTTGAAGAAGATGAAGAGGAGGATGAAACAGAGGTGAAAAAGAGGATATCCATGGCTAGTATAGCAAGTTCTAATGGTTCACAGTTCAGAGGTCACAACTTCAGATCAG GTGAGGGGGGCAGAAGACCACCTGGAAAGTTAGACCCAGGACCAATACACACAGTAAAGGAAGATCCTGATATGGCTGATGAAGATGTCATT GAAACTCGAGGTGTCCCTAACCTAAAGAAATATCCTCTTAGTGGTGGTCGCATCAGAATGAGCATCTCTGCTGGAGACCTCATTGGCAAAACG CATGACGAGCTTGTGTTGCTGCTGATCCAGTTACGACGAGAGCATGCAGATCTAGAAAAGGAACGCAACTTCTTCCGTGAGAAGGTTGATCTACGACGTGCCTCGGAACACAACTATAGGCGTCT TCTACAGGAATCAGACGGTCCATTTGACCAACTGACAGAAAGAGAACACCATGAATACATGCAACTACGCAACCAGTTAGACGACGCAGAAAAAAGG TTGGAGGTATACAGACCGATGGTCAATCTGGTGCACAACATGGTCAACATGGGCAGTCTATATGGAGGAAATAACTTTATGTTGGCCAGTCAATACAGGAAG CACCTGTTGTCTCCTGACGAGTACACGCCGCCCAAGAAGATGCTGGAGTTTTCACGGAAACACCAAGAGGAGAAGATTGTACATGGTATCAAAGAAGATATTAAACAGCTATCTTCTGATGAAGTCATTCTGGAG GACAAGTTAGAGAAACTGTACGAGTTAGACCGACGGATGCATGAGCAGTCGTACCATGTAGCTCAGGCTCAGGAGGATAAGGACATGTTGGAGAAGGCTCTACAGGGTATCCTACGCCAGCAGGACATGAGTCGGGATAACCCGCGCGAACAGGACCAGCTCATCCACCAGCAACGCACCATTGAGAAAGAGATCTCGCGTGTCATGCACCAACTGGCCAAGGCCTCCAGG GATCTTGAAGAAACTACAGCAGAAAATAATATGATTGAACATGAAGTAGCATTactaaggtcaaaggtcacaggggaACTGTCTCGTAGTAAAAGTGCTCCGTCTTTG TCAAATGAGAGTCTAAGAAACAAAATGAAGATGGAGAAAGACCTGGCTCAGGTGAAGAACATCATGGCTGGATTAAACCAGCAGGGAGCAGAACTGTCTGAAGCCATGAACACGTTACGGAGATCTTCTGCCGGAGCCAAATTCGCATCAGCATTTACTAAAGTCGACCAAA AAAACTTGCCTAAGCCTGCACCTGTAAGTACTTACATGGAGACAGATCTAGACTCCGCCAAGACAACAGACCTGTCACAGGTGCAGGAGATTTTACTGTCCTACCGTGACCAAACGCCCATCCAGACCTCGCCCACCGTTACTGTCAAGTCTCAACATCAACCCATCATGTCCGTCAAG CAAACTCCTAGTCTGGGGACCACCCCTAGCAGGGTCCCAGCTGTGGAAGATGCTGTGGATGGACCATGGGACATAGAAGATGCAGACGAAAACACCAAACGATTTTTCG GTCTCCTGCCCAAGGACAAGCCTAAGACACTGACAGTGCGAGATGTCAAGAGACAGTCAGAACAGAGGAAGGAGCAACTCAAAGTTCGTAAGGAACCCGAGGATGATAGTGGAG AGCCCTGGAGTTATAATGGTACAGATACAGAGCAG CCTGCTGGTTCAAATTATATTCAACCTGGCCTCAATAATCAGGGGCCTATATACGAGAATCTTCCACCAACCGATTCTGCCTTGAGGAAAACATGGTCATCTGTCAATGCTCTGGGCACGAATGGCTCGGCCCCCAACTCCCGCCGATCATCTGCTCTCCATCTTATGATGCCCCGCCCATTTGTGCCATTTGGCAGCCAACCAACATCCACACAGACAAGTTACAGCAGTCTAAATTTAGACAACCAATCAAAGACGAGTGGGAGTTATAGACTTGGCCAATCAGATGATGACTCTGTAGTAAAGGCGACTAGAGTGATAATCCAACCTCAGCTGGACGAGGCTGATAACCTTGCCATGAGCCCCACAAGTCCTCCTCGTCATGGCATGTTCAGTGTGAAGCGCACCCCTAGAGGGCGCTATATGACAATTTCTAGTAGTCAGCCGGTGAAGTTAGAGACAAGCTTGGTACAACCAACCACACCCAACACAGCAGCTGGAGACTTGATTGTAAACAGATCT tTGTTTGTACCGGACAAGGTTCTTATCCCTGAACGATATAATCCAGAATCGGACGAGGAGGATCTCACCGAGGAAGACAAAGCTAGAAGACATGAAAAGGCGGAAAAAATCAAAAAGCTGCTTGCTCAGCAAAG CGTCCACTCGATCTCCCAGCCCGACGTGAGCCAGGTCGCTGGGGAGTTACATAAGAAGGTAGAGCAGGAGAAGGTAAAGCGAGCCCAGCTTTTACAGGTGGGACAGGAGCTCGCGCGACAGGTGACACTGAAGACACGACAAGCAGCAG